In the genome of Gloeotrichia echinulata CP02, one region contains:
- a CDS encoding DUF2499 domain-containing protein, with the protein MHVLSIPTWIIHVSSVIEWIVAIWLIWTYGELTDNRSWWGLSFGMLPALVSAMCACTWHYFDNPESLEWLVTLQATMTLVGNCTMLAAAVWIWRSTKTVKTVTNSLEPKSIKSER; encoded by the coding sequence ATGCATGTACTTTCAATTCCCACCTGGATAATTCACGTTTCTAGCGTCATTGAGTGGATAGTCGCCATTTGGTTAATCTGGACTTACGGCGAACTCACTGACAACCGTAGTTGGTGGGGATTGTCCTTTGGTATGTTACCAGCTTTAGTTAGCGCCATGTGTGCTTGCACTTGGCACTATTTCGACAATCCCGAATCCCTCGAATGGTTGGTCACGCTTCAAGCTACCATGACCTTAGTTGGCAATTGTACGATGTTGGCAGCTGCGGTGTGGATTTGGCGTTCTACCAAGACTGTGAAAACCGTAACTAATTCTCTTGAACCAAAATCTATTAAATCAGAGCGATGA
- a CDS encoding DUF3593 domain-containing protein, translating to MMSKETLFALSLFPYLGFLWFISRSQQIPRLALYGFYGTLVFVAVTIPAGIYAKLHYGQSLANVDWLHGGAEVFLTLSNILVVLGFWQAIKQLNSVNSKQ from the coding sequence ATGATGTCTAAAGAAACCCTGTTTGCGCTTTCCTTGTTTCCCTATTTGGGTTTCTTGTGGTTTATCAGCCGCAGTCAGCAAATCCCGCGTCTAGCGCTGTATGGATTTTACGGCACGCTGGTATTTGTCGCCGTCACTATTCCCGCCGGTATCTATGCCAAATTGCATTATGGACAGTCCTTGGCAAATGTAGATTGGCTACACGGCGGTGCTGAAGTGTTTTTGACACTTTCTAATATATTGGTTGTGCTGGGTTTCTGGCAAGCGATCAAGCAATTAAATTCCGTCAACAGTAAACAGTAA